The Anaerobranca californiensis DSM 14826 nucleotide sequence AGCTTGAAAAAAATATGGAATCAAGGAAACAAATTAAAGATATTTTTTCAAATAAAAAGTTATTAGTAGGCGTTGTGAGTATTATTTTATTATTGACGTTTTCTATAATAATTACAGATAATAAATTAGATATGCAAATTACAGCAGGACTTGGACACTCATTTGCCTTAACGAAAGACGGAAAAGTCTATGCTTGGGGTTGGAATG carries:
- a CDS encoding RCC1-like domain-containing protein, which translates into the protein MFCSNCGAKLRENANFCNMCGKELEKNMESRKQIKDIFSNKKLLVGVVSIILLLTFSIIITDNKLDMQITAGLGHSFALTKDGKVYAWGWN